The following coding sequences lie in one Sedimentibacter sp. MB35-C1 genomic window:
- a CDS encoding valine--tRNA ligase encodes MNNIPSKYNPKEFEEKIYDTWVKEDCFKAEVNYDKKPFTIVMPPPNITGQLHMGHALDMTLQDVLTRWKRMEGYEALWLPGSDHASIATEVKVVEKIRKEEGKSKEDIGREEFLKRAWKWKEEYGGRIVEQVKKLGNSCDWSRERFTMDEGCNEAVKEFFVNLYNKGLIYKGNRIINWCPDCHTTLSDAEVEHEDTPGNYYYVKYPYADNQDEYFVVATTRPETMFGDVAIAAHPDDDRYKDLIGKKVIVPLVGREIPIIADEYPDIAKGTGALKITPCHDPNDFEIGLRHDLEQINCMNEDGTMNAEAGKYNGMDRYECRKAFVKDLEESGFMLKIEKTDHNVGTCYRCHNIIEPRVSDQWFVSMKKLAEPALKASEEKNVEFVPERFTKIYTHWLENIRDWCISRQLWWGHRIPAYYCQECGEVMVSKEAPDKCSKCGSTNIKQDEDVLDTWFSSGLWPFSTLGWPNNTEDLKYFYPTDVLVTGYDIIFFWVVRMVFSALEATGESPFKHVFIHGLVRDAEGRKMSKSLGNGIDPLEVIDQFGADALRFMLMTGISPGNDTRFNNDKLESSRNFANKLWNASRFVLMNIEGDLISKEEAEKNYRMEDKWIISRANKAAKEVKENLDKFELGLAAQRVYDFIWNEYCDWYIEIVKPRLYGDEGSDKDTARFVLIKVLKDMLKLLHPFMPFITEEIWSYLPDTNTRLVKSEWPLYKEEENFEEAEAAMEFIMEAVRSIRNTRAEMNVAPSRKARAIFVPNKDRAGEFIQLGSQHFATLANITEIKIVDDKSLIEEDTASSVIDGTEIYLPLSDLIDYEKEIERLEKEKSKLEGELKRVYNKLSNDKFISKAPENVVNEEKEKQTKYQSMMEKVVERLEQLKNK; translated from the coding sequence ATGAATAATATACCAAGCAAGTATAACCCTAAAGAATTTGAAGAAAAAATTTATGACACATGGGTAAAAGAGGATTGCTTTAAGGCTGAAGTAAACTATGATAAAAAACCATTTACAATTGTGATGCCTCCCCCAAATATTACAGGACAGTTGCACATGGGGCATGCCCTTGATATGACTCTTCAGGATGTACTTACCAGATGGAAAAGGATGGAGGGCTATGAAGCATTGTGGCTTCCTGGTTCTGACCATGCAAGCATTGCAACTGAGGTTAAGGTAGTTGAAAAAATAAGAAAAGAAGAAGGAAAATCTAAAGAAGATATCGGAAGAGAAGAATTCCTGAAACGAGCTTGGAAATGGAAAGAAGAATATGGCGGAAGAATAGTTGAGCAGGTTAAAAAACTTGGAAATTCATGTGACTGGTCCAGAGAAAGATTTACTATGGATGAAGGATGCAACGAGGCAGTAAAGGAATTTTTTGTGAATTTGTATAACAAAGGTCTCATATACAAAGGAAACAGAATAATTAACTGGTGCCCGGACTGCCATACAACACTTTCAGATGCCGAAGTTGAGCACGAAGACACACCGGGTAATTATTACTATGTTAAGTATCCATATGCAGATAACCAGGACGAATACTTCGTTGTAGCAACAACAAGACCTGAGACAATGTTCGGGGATGTTGCAATAGCTGCTCATCCGGACGATGACAGATACAAGGACCTTATAGGTAAAAAGGTTATAGTTCCTCTTGTAGGGCGAGAAATTCCTATAATAGCAGATGAATATCCTGATATAGCTAAAGGAACCGGAGCTTTAAAAATTACACCGTGTCATGATCCTAACGACTTTGAAATTGGTCTTCGCCATGATTTGGAGCAGATAAACTGCATGAATGAAGATGGAACAATGAATGCTGAGGCCGGTAAGTATAACGGCATGGACCGTTATGAGTGCAGGAAGGCATTTGTAAAAGATTTGGAAGAAAGCGGATTTATGCTTAAAATAGAAAAAACTGATCACAATGTAGGAACATGCTACAGGTGCCACAACATAATAGAGCCAAGAGTGTCAGACCAATGGTTCGTAAGCATGAAAAAGCTTGCGGAACCAGCCCTCAAAGCGAGCGAGGAAAAGAATGTTGAATTTGTTCCGGAACGCTTTACTAAAATATATACTCACTGGCTTGAAAACATAAGAGACTGGTGTATATCTAGGCAGCTTTGGTGGGGACACAGAATTCCGGCATATTATTGCCAGGAATGTGGAGAAGTAATGGTTTCCAAGGAAGCTCCAGATAAATGTTCAAAATGCGGCAGTACCAACATCAAGCAAGACGAAGATGTTCTTGATACGTGGTTCTCGTCGGGATTATGGCCATTTTCCACATTGGGGTGGCCAAATAATACAGAAGATCTGAAATACTTCTATCCAACGGATGTTTTGGTAACCGGCTATGACATAATATTTTTCTGGGTTGTTCGTATGGTATTTTCAGCTTTAGAAGCCACAGGTGAATCACCGTTTAAGCATGTGTTTATACACGGACTTGTGAGAGATGCTGAAGGAAGAAAAATGAGCAAATCCTTAGGAAATGGAATTGATCCGCTAGAGGTTATAGACCAGTTTGGAGCCGATGCTCTCAGGTTTATGCTTATGACTGGAATCTCTCCTGGAAATGATACGCGATTTAATAATGACAAACTTGAATCAAGCCGTAACTTTGCCAATAAACTTTGGAATGCGTCAAGATTTGTTCTGATGAACATTGAAGGGGACTTAATCAGCAAAGAAGAGGCAGAGAAAAACTACAGGATGGAAGATAAGTGGATAATTTCCAGAGCGAACAAAGCTGCTAAAGAGGTTAAAGAAAATCTCGACAAGTTTGAACTTGGCCTTGCTGCTCAAAGAGTGTATGACTTTATTTGGAACGAATACTGTGATTGGTACATTGAGATTGTTAAGCCAAGACTGTACGGAGATGAAGGCTCTGATAAGGATACTGCGAGATTTGTTCTCATAAAAGTATTAAAGGATATGCTTAAACTACTACATCCGTTTATGCCTTTCATAACAGAAGAGATATGGTCATACCTTCCGGACACAAATACGAGACTTGTAAAGTCAGAATGGCCGCTGTATAAAGAGGAAGAAAACTTTGAAGAAGCGGAAGCAGCCATGGAATTTATTATGGAAGCTGTAAGAAGTATAAGAAACACAAGGGCTGAGATGAATGTTGCACCATCAAGAAAGGCAAGAGCCATTTTCGTACCAAACAAGGATCGTGCAGGTGAATTTATACAGTTAGGATCGCAGCACTTTGCTACACTGGCAAATATAACAGAAATCAAGATAGTTGATGACAAATCATTAATAGAAGAAGATACTGCGTCTTCAGTAATAGATGGAACAGAAATATACTTACCACTTTCGGATCTGATAGACTATGAGAAAGAAATAGAAAGGCTTGAAAAGGAAAAATCAAAGCTTGAAGGTGAGTTGAAAAGAGTTTATAATAAACTTAGTAACGATAAATTTATCAGCAAAGCACCTGAGAATGTAGTAAACGAAGAAAAAGAAAAACAGACAAAATATCAGTCAATGATGGAAAAAGTAGTTGAAAGACTTGAACAGCTGAAAAACAAATAA
- the nrdG gene encoding anaerobic ribonucleoside-triphosphate reductase activating protein encodes MDKFLYVADIVPNTIVDGIGFRTSLYLSGCDICCEGCHNRDLWDIKSGKKMKIDKVYKKITEEFTDITFIGGEPMMQAESLAVLAKVIKQNTDKNIWIYSGHTYEEIISNKVQFGLLELCDVLVDGKYEEEFFQNNLRFRGSSNQRIIDIKKSLKNNKVVLWKDDFNFGLRL; translated from the coding sequence ATGGATAAATTTCTTTATGTAGCGGATATAGTGCCCAATACCATAGTGGACGGAATTGGATTCAGAACTTCTCTGTATCTAAGTGGCTGCGACATCTGCTGCGAAGGGTGTCACAACAGAGATTTATGGGACATAAAATCCGGAAAAAAAATGAAAATAGATAAGGTATACAAAAAAATTACCGAAGAATTTACGGATATTACATTTATAGGCGGTGAGCCAATGATGCAGGCAGAATCACTGGCTGTGCTTGCTAAAGTGATAAAACAAAACACAGATAAAAATATATGGATTTACAGCGGGCATACGTATGAAGAAATAATTTCAAATAAGGTGCAGTTTGGTTTGCTAGAGTTATGCGATGTTCTGGTTGATGGGAAATACGAGGAAGAGTTTTTTCAAAACAATCTCAGATTTAGAGGATCTTCCAACCAAAGAATAATAGATATTAAAAAGTCACTGAAGAATAACAAAGTTGTTTTGTGGAAGGATGATTTTAATTTTGGTTTGCGTCTATAA
- a CDS encoding ABC transporter ATP-binding protein produces the protein MELTAERLNVCYGEKLVLKDVSFNINNGEIATFIGPNGSGKSTIIKTVSGFLKPAGGSVYLNKVNMGKIKTKDIAKNVAVLPQIKMVPSDINVEELVTNGRYPHLRFGRRLEKEDREIVSWALEKTGLFEIKDRYVATLSGGERQRAWIAMSLAQKPKMLLLDEPTTFLDICYQLEVLELVKELNETLGITVVMVLHDLNQAARYSDKLLVVNNGELCESGDPLNVVTKELLKNIFRIDADIYEDKIHKCPYFIPKKITE, from the coding sequence ATGGAATTAACAGCTGAGAGACTCAATGTCTGCTATGGGGAAAAATTAGTGCTAAAAGATGTTAGCTTCAATATAAATAATGGAGAAATAGCAACATTTATCGGTCCAAACGGTTCGGGGAAGTCAACAATAATAAAGACAGTAAGTGGGTTCCTTAAGCCCGCAGGCGGCAGCGTATACCTGAACAAGGTAAATATGGGGAAAATTAAAACTAAAGATATTGCTAAAAATGTTGCCGTACTGCCCCAGATAAAAATGGTTCCTTCCGATATAAATGTAGAAGAGCTGGTTACAAACGGGCGTTATCCGCATCTTAGATTCGGACGAAGGCTGGAAAAAGAGGACAGAGAAATTGTTTCATGGGCACTTGAAAAAACAGGACTTTTTGAAATTAAAGATAGATATGTAGCCACCCTGTCAGGCGGGGAGAGGCAGAGGGCTTGGATTGCAATGTCACTGGCACAAAAACCGAAGATGCTGCTTCTTGATGAGCCTACGACATTTCTGGATATATGCTACCAGCTTGAGGTACTGGAGCTTGTTAAGGAGCTAAACGAAACATTGGGAATAACAGTTGTGATGGTTCTGCATGACTTAAACCAGGCGGCAAGATATTCTGATAAATTACTGGTAGTCAATAATGGTGAGCTGTGCGAGTCGGGCGACCCTCTTAATGTAGTAACTAAAGAACTGTTAAAAAATATTTTTAGAATAGATGCAGATATTTATGAAGATAAAATTCATAAATGTCCTTACTTCATTCCCAAAAAAATAACAGAATGA
- a CDS encoding ATP-binding cassette domain-containing protein: MKNYKNKIDELLEFAELDDFMERKVMNLSGGMARRLTIAKAMINDPEIVILDEPTVGIDINGRRKIWDMLKYMKTKNKTVLLTTHYIEEAEYLCGRVCLIDKGRIIQDNTPRFLKKQLGLYTVEYFDEESKTRYKFFEDKQMALNYSSEIESMNYTIRDTTLEDVFYNFTNRKVQ; the protein is encoded by the coding sequence GTGAAAAACTATAAGAATAAAATAGATGAATTACTGGAATTTGCTGAGCTTGATGACTTCATGGAAAGAAAGGTTATGAATCTTTCTGGAGGCATGGCAAGAAGATTGACCATAGCAAAAGCTATGATTAATGACCCTGAAATAGTCATACTAGATGAACCTACCGTTGGTATAGACATAAACGGAAGAAGGAAAATTTGGGACATGCTGAAATACATGAAAACCAAGAACAAGACGGTGCTGTTGACAACACATTATATAGAGGAAGCAGAATATTTGTGCGGCAGAGTATGTCTTATTGATAAAGGAAGGATTATTCAAGATAATACGCCACGGTTTCTAAAAAAACAGCTGGGACTTTATACGGTTGAATATTTTGATGAGGAGTCCAAAACAAGATACAAGTTTTTTGAGGATAAGCAGATGGCACTTAATTATTCATCCGAAATCGAAAGCATGAATTATACAATAAGAGATACAACACTTGAAGATGTGTTCTACAATTTCACAAATAGGAAGGTGCAATAA
- a CDS encoding alpha-hydroxy-acid oxidizing protein encodes MTYQELLERARARMAPQCRVCKECNGVVCKGEIPGTGGKGSAAAFKICVEFLSSVKIKMDTIYENKGQDTSLSMFGKAFKYPVFIAPIGGMSLNYNGAITEEEYDEAVVFGALNAGIAAFTGDGPNDSFFLDSLPIIKKAGGVAVPTVKPWKNHKVMEKVRLLEKTDAMAFAMDIDSAGLINLALAGKPVSSKSVEELSEITASTKVPFIIKGVMTAEGAKKALETGAYGIVVSSHGGRVLEHAPATCSMLPEIRKSVGNKLKIFVDGGIRSGADVFKAIALGADAVLIGRPYVIAAFGGGSEGVELYTEKIGAELRDIMVMTGCKNLKDITIDKIIL; translated from the coding sequence ATGACATATCAGGAATTATTGGAAAGAGCAAGAGCAAGAATGGCACCGCAGTGCAGAGTATGTAAGGAATGCAACGGTGTTGTGTGCAAAGGGGAAATCCCGGGAACCGGCGGGAAGGGAAGTGCCGCTGCATTTAAAATTTGTGTAGAATTTCTGTCATCAGTTAAAATTAAAATGGATACAATTTATGAAAATAAAGGGCAGGATACTTCTCTTTCTATGTTTGGAAAAGCATTTAAATACCCGGTTTTTATCGCTCCTATCGGAGGAATGAGCTTGAATTACAACGGTGCTATTACTGAAGAAGAGTATGACGAGGCAGTGGTATTCGGTGCATTAAATGCTGGAATCGCTGCATTTACCGGTGATGGTCCCAATGACAGTTTTTTTCTTGACAGCCTTCCAATAATTAAAAAAGCAGGAGGTGTTGCAGTACCAACGGTGAAACCTTGGAAGAACCATAAGGTTATGGAAAAAGTAAGGCTTCTTGAAAAGACCGATGCTATGGCATTTGCAATGGATATTGATTCTGCCGGACTGATTAATCTGGCATTGGCAGGCAAGCCTGTATCATCCAAAAGTGTGGAGGAACTTTCGGAAATAACTGCTTCCACAAAAGTTCCGTTTATTATAAAAGGTGTAATGACTGCAGAAGGAGCGAAGAAAGCATTAGAGACGGGAGCATACGGTATCGTGGTTTCATCACACGGCGGCAGAGTTTTAGAGCATGCTCCGGCAACATGTTCGATGCTTCCTGAAATCAGAAAATCAGTCGGTAATAAGCTTAAAATATTTGTTGACGGAGGAATACGCTCCGGAGCAGACGTGTTTAAAGCGATTGCTTTAGGAGCAGATGCTGTATTGATTGGAAGACCGTATGTAATAGCAGCATTCGGAGGAGGATCGGAAGGCGTTGAACTGTATACCGAGAAAATCGGTGCTGAGCTGAGAGATATAATGGTTATGACAGGCTGCAAAAATTTAAAAGATATAACTATAGATAAAATAATATTGTAA
- a CDS encoding iron ABC transporter permease yields the protein MTKCDAQKRNVKKHVILIIFVLLCVLSFFISIGNGAVNISFREILHAVMFEEETVNYQIIWNVRLPRTIVASLAGTCLALSGCILQGVMRNPLAAPNIIGVSSGAGLMTLIVLILFPDYYFLAPAGAFAGALLATLFIYFLAWKEGAVPTRLILAGVAVSSLLGAGNNAIMTFYPDKVAGVIGFMVGGLSATNWEHVLMIFPYALLGILLLLLIANKLNILMLGDEVATGLGLNVEITRFLFIIVSSLLAGAAVSVVGLLGFVGLIVPHITRLFIGSDYKYLLPASIFTGSSVVVLCDTLARVMFAPIEIPVGIIMSALGAPFFLYLLRKRKEY from the coding sequence TATTTTAATAATTTTTGTTTTACTTTGCGTATTAAGCTTTTTTATAAGCATTGGCAATGGCGCTGTTAATATTTCATTCAGAGAAATATTGCATGCCGTAATGTTTGAAGAAGAAACAGTAAATTATCAGATAATTTGGAATGTAAGGCTGCCGCGAACTATTGTGGCATCTCTGGCAGGTACATGTCTTGCTTTGTCAGGATGCATACTTCAGGGGGTTATGAGAAATCCTCTTGCAGCACCCAACATAATAGGAGTTTCTTCAGGAGCTGGATTAATGACATTGATAGTACTAATTTTATTTCCGGATTACTATTTCCTGGCTCCTGCAGGAGCTTTTGCCGGTGCTCTTCTTGCCACGCTGTTTATTTATTTCCTGGCATGGAAGGAGGGAGCTGTTCCAACAAGGCTCATATTGGCTGGAGTTGCTGTTTCATCCCTTTTAGGTGCTGGCAACAATGCTATTATGACGTTTTATCCTGACAAGGTTGCAGGAGTTATAGGGTTTATGGTGGGAGGTCTTTCGGCAACAAACTGGGAGCATGTTTTAATGATTTTTCCATATGCTTTGTTAGGTATTTTACTTTTACTGCTTATTGCCAACAAGCTTAATATACTAATGCTTGGAGACGAAGTAGCTACTGGACTTGGGCTGAATGTGGAAATCACAAGATTTTTATTTATTATCGTTTCATCTTTACTTGCGGGAGCTGCAGTTAGCGTTGTTGGGCTTTTAGGGTTTGTGGGACTTATTGTACCTCACATTACAAGGTTGTTTATAGGATCGGATTACAAGTACCTGCTGCCTGCCAGTATCTTTACGGGATCATCGGTTGTTGTCCTTTGCGATACTCTGGCAAGAGTTATGTTTGCACCTATTGAAATACCAGTGGGAATTATAATGTCTGCACTGGGAGCACCGTTTTTTCTGTATTTATTAAGAAAGAGGAAGGAATACTAG
- a CDS encoding anaerobic ribonucleoside triphosphate reductase — protein MNVIKRDGRLIEFDKSKISDAILKAMNHTAAGQDIALAKQIAQEITDETKETISVEDIQDLVEKKLMASMRKDVAKEYIIYRNKRNIARGRKQYDIYMDIVNAVPNDVTRENANMNADTPAGMMMKFASESSKPFVDDCLLSEQSKQYVENNYIHIHDKDYYPTKSLTCLQHPLDYILKNGFRAGHGSSRPAKRIETASIIGCISMEQIQNEMHGGQAIPAFDFYLAPYVRLTYKEEIKKIEQLLDIDLEGLYDIEIDDYMEMPLNGLKSNDRYMQQAINNTVKRVHQSMEAFIHNMNTIHSRGGNQVVFSSINYGTDTSAEGRCIIREILASTYRGVGNGETPIFPIQIWKKKRGVNYLTEDRNYDLFKMSCMVTAKRFFPNYLNLDATFNQHEDWNGDDPQRFEKEVATMGCRTRVFENRHGEKTSIGRGNLSFTTINIVKLALECMEIEKLEDRKREFFKKLQKCIDTAAEQLHDRYVFQSTAVKKQFPMLMNGMWLDSEKLEYNDSVESVLKHGTLGIGFIGLAEALIALTGKHHGEDEKAQKLGLEIVKFMNTKIKEKAEYYNLNYSLLATPAEGLSGRFIKKDRKQFGSIPHITDKEYYTNSSHVPVWYKCSIEHKAKIEAPYHDYERGGHIFYVELDGDAVHNPSAVLQTVELMDKYNMGYGSVNHTRNRCKSCGYEDASEKLESCPECGSSDIDTIQRITGYLVGGVDSWNDAKKAELRDRVCHS, from the coding sequence ATGAATGTAATAAAAAGAGACGGAAGACTGATAGAGTTTGACAAAAGTAAAATATCCGATGCGATACTAAAGGCTATGAATCATACCGCTGCGGGACAGGATATTGCACTTGCAAAGCAAATAGCACAGGAAATCACTGATGAAACCAAAGAGACAATATCTGTTGAGGATATACAGGACTTGGTTGAAAAGAAGCTTATGGCAAGTATGCGAAAGGATGTTGCAAAGGAATATATAATATACAGAAACAAAAGGAATATAGCTCGTGGCAGAAAGCAGTACGATATATATATGGACATAGTTAATGCAGTCCCCAACGATGTTACCAGGGAGAATGCAAATATGAATGCGGACACACCGGCGGGAATGATGATGAAGTTTGCAAGTGAATCATCCAAGCCTTTTGTGGATGACTGTCTTTTATCAGAGCAGTCAAAGCAGTATGTGGAAAACAATTATATTCATATACATGATAAGGATTATTATCCTACAAAATCACTTACATGCCTTCAGCATCCGCTGGATTACATTCTTAAAAACGGCTTTAGGGCAGGGCACGGATCAAGCAGACCTGCAAAAAGAATAGAAACAGCATCAATTATTGGATGTATTTCAATGGAGCAGATACAAAATGAAATGCACGGTGGACAGGCAATTCCTGCATTTGATTTTTATCTTGCTCCATATGTAAGGCTGACGTACAAGGAAGAAATTAAAAAAATTGAGCAACTCCTGGATATTGACCTTGAAGGGCTTTATGATATTGAAATTGACGATTATATGGAAATGCCGCTTAACGGGCTTAAAAGCAATGATCGATATATGCAGCAGGCAATAAACAATACTGTAAAAAGAGTTCATCAGTCCATGGAAGCATTTATTCATAACATGAATACCATACATTCCAGAGGAGGCAATCAGGTGGTGTTCAGCTCTATAAACTACGGCACTGATACAAGCGCTGAGGGAAGATGCATAATCAGGGAAATTCTTGCTTCTACATACAGAGGAGTGGGAAATGGTGAGACCCCTATTTTCCCCATACAGATATGGAAGAAAAAACGTGGTGTAAACTATCTGACTGAGGATAGAAATTACGATTTATTTAAAATGTCGTGCATGGTTACTGCTAAAAGATTTTTTCCTAACTATCTTAATTTAGATGCAACTTTTAATCAACACGAGGATTGGAATGGGGATGATCCTCAAAGATTTGAAAAAGAAGTGGCAACAATGGGATGCAGAACCAGAGTCTTTGAAAACAGGCACGGTGAAAAAACATCCATAGGAAGAGGAAATTTATCATTTACAACTATAAATATAGTAAAACTTGCGCTGGAGTGCATGGAAATAGAAAAGCTTGAGGACAGAAAAAGAGAATTTTTTAAAAAACTTCAAAAATGTATAGACACTGCGGCAGAACAGCTTCATGACAGATATGTATTCCAGAGTACGGCTGTCAAAAAGCAGTTTCCAATGTTAATGAACGGAATGTGGCTTGACAGCGAAAAGCTGGAATACAATGACAGCGTTGAAAGCGTGCTGAAGCACGGAACATTGGGAATAGGTTTTATTGGCCTCGCTGAAGCGCTGATAGCATTAACGGGTAAACATCACGGAGAGGACGAAAAAGCTCAGAAACTAGGACTTGAAATAGTAAAGTTCATGAATACCAAGATAAAAGAAAAGGCTGAATACTACAATTTGAATTATAGCCTGCTGGCAACTCCTGCCGAAGGGCTTAGCGGAAGATTTATAAAAAAAGACAGGAAGCAGTTTGGAAGCATTCCTCATATAACGGATAAAGAATATTATACGAACAGCTCGCACGTTCCTGTTTGGTATAAATGCTCAATAGAGCATAAAGCTAAGATAGAAGCACCGTACCATGATTATGAAAGAGGCGGACATATATTTTATGTGGAGCTTGACGGCGATGCGGTACATAATCCTTCAGCTGTACTGCAGACTGTAGAGCTTATGGACAAATACAACATGGGATACGGTTCAGTAAACCATACGCGAAACAGATGCAAAAGCTGCGGGTATGAAGATGCTTCAGAAAAGTTAGAATCGTGTCCAGAGTGCGGAAGCAGTGACATTGATACCATTCAAAGGATAACCGGATATCTTGTGGGTGGAGTAGACAGCTGGAATGACGCCAAGAAAGCAGAATTAAGAGACAGGGTGTGCCATAGCTGA
- a CDS encoding ABC transporter permease, with amino-acid sequence MEVATVLWREFIFFKRRIIRITSAAIMSPVLYLIAFGWGLGKDVVVEGATYMHFIIPGIIALTTMNTSFNAVSTRITVSKLHEKSFEYYLTSPVRMPLMALGHILAGALRGMYAAILIIFVALLFGINIKAGVYFIIICFLNSFLFSALGYTAALSIESHYEMSRFNTYIMTPMSFLCGTFFSLENLPIGVKTVIGILPLSHTSVSLRNIALNGEFSHGSIAVLILYAAASYALGIYMSYREMK; translated from the coding sequence ATGGAAGTTGCTACCGTGCTATGGAGAGAGTTTATATTTTTTAAAAGACGTATAATCAGAATTACATCTGCTGCAATTATGAGTCCGGTGCTGTATCTTATAGCATTCGGTTGGGGCCTTGGAAAAGATGTTGTTGTGGAAGGAGCTACGTATATGCATTTCATTATACCCGGTATAATAGCGCTTACTACAATGAATACAAGTTTTAATGCCGTTTCCACAAGGATAACTGTTTCAAAGCTTCATGAAAAAAGCTTTGAATATTATCTTACATCACCTGTAAGAATGCCACTGATGGCACTGGGGCATATTTTGGCAGGAGCCCTCAGAGGAATGTATGCAGCAATACTTATAATTTTTGTTGCTTTGCTGTTCGGTATCAACATAAAAGCAGGTGTCTATTTTATAATTATTTGCTTTTTAAACAGTTTTTTATTTTCCGCACTGGGATACACCGCAGCACTTTCAATAGAAAGCCATTATGAAATGAGCAGGTTCAATACATATATTATGACGCCTATGTCATTCCTTTGTGGCACGTTTTTTTCTCTGGAAAATTTACCTATCGGTGTTAAAACTGTTATAGGCATACTGCCTCTTTCACATACGTCGGTATCTCTCAGAAACATTGCTTTGAATGGAGAATTTTCACACGGTTCGATTGCTGTACTTATACTATACGCAGCGGCATCGTATGCACTCGGTATTTACATGAGTTACAGAGAAATGAAATAA